In Fusobacterium perfoetens, the genomic window GAAAATTAAATGTAAAATCAGCTTTCAGATGTGATTTTCCCACAAAAAGTAAAAATATTCTTATAGTTGATGACATAATAACAACAGGAGCAACAGTTTTTGAAATGATAAAAGCTATTAAAGAAGCTGGAGAGCCAGAAAATATTTATATTTTTTCTTTATCAGCAGCCCCTTCTTTTTATAAGAAGTTTTTATAGAAGTAAAATATTAAAAAATAAAAAAATCAAAAATGCTTAAAAATTAATCACAAAAAATCAATTTATTGACTTATAGTAAATTAGAAGTTTATTGTATTTTATGTTAGAATATAAGATGAAAACATTAAAGCAAAAATATTGAGATATTAATTAAAATATTTAGGAGGATTTTCAAATGAGAAAAACTATTATTGCAGGAAACTGGAAAATGAATAAAACTAATGCTGATGCAGTGGCTATGCTTACTGAATTAAAAGCAGCTGTTGCAGGTGTTGAAAATGTGGGAATCGTTATAGGAGCTCCTTTTACTGCTCTTTCTGATGCAGTTAAAGCTGTTGAAGGTTCAAATATAAAAATTGCTGCTCAAAATATGTATCCAAAAGCATCTGGAGCTTATACTGGAGAAGTTTCTCCTGAAATGTTAAAAGCTATAGGTGTTGAATATGTAATATTAGGACACTCTGAAAGAAGAGAATACTTCCACGAAACAGACGCATTTATAAATGAAAAAGTTAAATGTGCTTTATCTTATGGATTAACTCCAATTCTTTGTGTAGGAGAAAAATTAGAAGACAGAGAAGCAGGAAGAACTGATCTTGTAAACGAAACTCAAGTTAAAGGCGGACTTGCAGGTTTAACTAAAGAAGAAGCTGTTAAAGTTGTTGTTGCTTATGAACCAGTATGGGCAATAGGAACAGGAAAAACTGCTACTCCAGAAATTGCAGAAGAAACTCATAAAGCTATAAGAAAAGTTTTAGCTGAAATGTTTGGAGCAGAAGCAGCTGAAGAAATTACTATCCAATATGGAGGATCAGTGAAAGCTGATAATGCAAAAGATCTTCTTGCTCAAGCTGATATTGATGGTGGACTTGTTGGAGGAGCTTCTCTTGAAGCAGAATCTTTTGCTAAGATAGTAAAAGCTGGAATGTAATTAACTAATAATTTTGAAAATTTTAGAGAGGAAAATAAATAATGAATAAAAAACCATTAATGCTTATGATTTTAGATGGTTGGGGGATAAATACTCACGACAACCAAGTTAATGCTATAAAAAATGCTGATCCAAAAGAATATTCAGAGCTTTTAGCTAAATATCCACATTCAAG contains:
- the tpiA gene encoding triose-phosphate isomerase produces the protein MRKTIIAGNWKMNKTNADAVAMLTELKAAVAGVENVGIVIGAPFTALSDAVKAVEGSNIKIAAQNMYPKASGAYTGEVSPEMLKAIGVEYVILGHSERREYFHETDAFINEKVKCALSYGLTPILCVGEKLEDREAGRTDLVNETQVKGGLAGLTKEEAVKVVVAYEPVWAIGTGKTATPEIAEETHKAIRKVLAEMFGAEAAEEITIQYGGSVKADNAKDLLAQADIDGGLVGGASLEAESFAKIVKAGM